The sequence GGGGCTTGAAGATAAGATAGTGCCGCCCAACCAGGCAGAGCTGATCTATAAAGCGCTTCTGAAAAAGGGAGTGCCGGTTGCCTGCCTTTTGTTTAAGGGCGAACAACACGGATTCAGGCGCGCGGAAAATATCAAGCGCAGCCTGGACGCGGAATTATATTTTTATTCAAAGATCTTTGGATTTACTGCGGCAGGCGATGTCACTTCTTTGGAGATTAAAAACCTCTAAATATGAAAAAGGCCCGCTTAACGGGCCTTTTTCTTAGGCAGTAGACCTAAATAGCTTTCGCTACTGGCCACCTCCTTGTTGTTACTAAACTTGTAATAAGTATACCCTATATTTTTAGCAAAGTCAACTTTACCTGCCAGTTATTTTATCAAAAAAGATACTTGACAAAGCGTCTTTATCCGGGTATAATTCATACTAATCTGATAAGATTAGTATGAAGGAGTATAAGTTATGATAGCGCTTTCTACAAAAGGCCGGTATGGGGCAAGATTAATGTTGGAATTGGCTCTTTGCTATGGCAGAGAACCTGTCTTGCTGAAGGATATTGCCAAAAGACAGGCAATTTCTGAAGGATATTTACAGCATTTGCTTCCAGCGCTTAAAGCAGCCGGGTTGGTAAACTCAACCCGGGGAGCGCACGGAGGATATATGTTGGCCAAACCGCCCTCTAAAATAACCCTTAAAGAAGTGGTTCAAGCCATGGAGGGTTCCTTGGCGCCTGTGCGGTGTATTGATGCTCCTTCCCTCTGCCGGAGAGTCCGTTATTGTGTTACGCGGGATATCTGGCAAGATTTAAGAGATAACATATCGCGGATATTGGAATCAGTAACCCTGCAGGATATGGCTGAAAGGCAAAGGAAAAATGGAAAATATTCTCCCACCTACAGCATTTAATAACTTAGAAAAATAGAAAGAGATTTTTTAAGTTATGGAGGCATGACAATGGCGAAGATAGCAGATGATGTGACCGGGTTAGTGGGTAATACACCAATGGTGAAGTTAAACAGGGTGGCTTTGGGATTAAAAGCTACTATCGCGGCTAAATTGGAATTTTTCAACCCGCTTTCCAGTATTAAAGACAGGATAGGCCTGAGTATGATCGAGACTGCCGAAAGAGACAGGCTTATTAAAAAAGACACAATTGTCCTTGAGCCTACCAGCGGCAATACCGGGGTTGCTCTTGCTTTTGTCTGCGCTGTAAAAGGTTATAGGCTTGTTCTTACCATGCCTGATACAATGAGTCTTGAGAAGAGAAACCTGCTTAAAGCCCTTGGCGCTGAATTGATCCTTACCCCGGGCAGCGAAGGGATGAATGGTGCGGTAAAAAAGGCAGAGGAATTAGCAGGAAGCAACCCTCGATATTTTGTTCCTCAGCAGTTTAAAAATCCGGCTAATCCGGAGATCCATCGT comes from Candidatus Omnitrophota bacterium and encodes:
- the cysK gene encoding cysteine synthase A, with amino-acid sequence MAKIADDVTGLVGNTPMVKLNRVALGLKATIAAKLEFFNPLSSIKDRIGLSMIETAERDRLIKKDTIVLEPTSGNTGVALAFVCAVKGYRLVLTMPDTMSLEKRNLLKALGAELILTPGSEGMNGAVKKAEELAGSNPRYFVPQQFKNPANPEIHRKTTAEEIWNDTEGRVDVVVAGVGTGGTITGIAQLVKKRKPGVKIVAVEPAGSAVLSGWEPGPHKIQGIGAGFVPGVLKMDLVDQVVQVNNEDAAETARSLAKKEGLFAGISSGAAAWAAIQIAKKAENNNKLIVVIFPDTGERYLSTDLFKKAGG
- a CDS encoding Rrf2 family transcriptional regulator; the encoded protein is MIALSTKGRYGARLMLELALCYGREPVLLKDIAKRQAISEGYLQHLLPALKAAGLVNSTRGAHGGYMLAKPPSKITLKEVVQAMEGSLAPVRCIDAPSLCRRVRYCVTRDIWQDLRDNISRILESVTLQDMAERQRKNGKYSPTYSI